The Motacilla alba alba isolate MOTALB_02 chromosome 3, Motacilla_alba_V1.0_pri, whole genome shotgun sequence DNA window GCACCTGTTTacttggacagggctctgagctaGGTCTGAGCTGACCTGAACTAGTTGAAGATGTTCCTGCTCATTGCAGAGGGCTTGGACTTATTCACCTTTCAAAAGTCCCTTCAAATTCAGACTATTCTATGGTTCTACTTGAGAACTTCATATCAAAGTTATGAAAAAATTACATGACTAGGAGGTAAACTGCCAGTCAGCAATGGAaacatttcaatttaattttggtATTACCTTTAGACACTGCAGTACAGTAGTGTCTGTAAGACATGGTGTCATTTGCAGAGGTCTTGGTCAATTAGAAACACCAATCACTCAAATTAGCAAATGTATTACACCATACTTCATATATCATGTTAAATACTGCATGAACTATATTTGTTTGTTGGCTGAAGGGAGGTTTAAAGTAAAATATGATCTGAGAAAGCATTTCATATCCTAGATCATAGAAACAGCATGGTTTGGATACTAAGGGACCTTACAGACCATTTCGTTCCAACCTCCCCAATGCAGACAGAGACATTTTCCACcatctcaggttgctccaagttccatccaacctggttttgaacatttccaggggtagagaagccacagcttctctgggaaacctgtgccagggcctcagcaccctcacagggaacaatttctttttaacatcTAATGCAAACCTGCCTTTtgtcagtttaaaaccatttccccATGTCTTGTCACTGTCTGCCCATATAAAAAGTCCATCTCCCTCCTTTCCATAATACCCCTTTAGATACTAAGATGGAGTCTAaggtctctctggagccttctcttctccaggctgaacactccagctctctccatctcttcacaggagaggtgctccatccaTGCAGAAGCTGGGTGCCACTTCCCAtggcagaaggagcagaggtCAACAGCTGGCAGACTGAGAGCAGATAACCAAAAACTGAATGCTCATTTAAGGCATAATCTGGTTGTGGAATGATGTACTGAAGGCCCTGTGGAAGGCAAAAGTATCAAAAAATCAACCAGAGTCCTGGGGAAAAAGCTCAAGCAGGAGCTTAGGGGCCTGAGGGTCACAAGACATCCTCTGGCAGTGGATTTGCCTAAATTTACATATTTCCCATCAGCTGGAAGGGTGTCCAGGGACATAACCATGATGTATTCACTTCATTTTGGTACAATTTGCTTCACTCTGGCATCTCCAGTGGCCACTGGCCAGGAAGCCAATGGACATTTGTTTTAGTTCCACATATCCATTCTGTGTTCTCATATTCTCTATTTATGGAACAGAAAATTAACTGGGATTGCAGGGAACACACAGATGCTTTGTCTTGCAAGGTTTTAAGTTGCTCCTAGGCAGGGGCAGTTCAGCCTATGTCCCAATATGTTTGACACATACCATGGTGGGTTAACGTATCTTGCACAAACTGGAGTGTCACAAGAGGTATTGCACGAAAAAGATGGGATTTTCCAGGACAAAAAGGTTAAAGAGGTTCAGAGAGACACCCTGTTTTATCATTGGgaaatgagaagcagctggTTTCTGGTTGGATTAGAagccaccagaaaaaaaaaagagcaatttttGGATTGGTTCAATGAATGGCTGAGAAGAGAAAGTACTTGTCAGCCTCTTTTGGGACTCACTTTATAAAAGAGCATCCCAGTCCCAGAGCCAAAATCTTCAGGAGGGAAGGGACCAAGAGCAAGTCTTGTTTGGCTTCAGGGCTCACCTGATACCTGGTAATGTCTCAGTTCTTTTCCTTCAATGTCAGCTTTTGTTCTTTCCTCAAAAATCCAGCTCCCAAACCTCTGCATTATTAACTTTAATTTGAATGTAACTAAAATGGTAAACCTAAGATTTTGGAAAATTGAACATGTTAAATACGTGGTTCAAATATATGCTAATACCTAGAATgctttaataaatttttctgcttcctaagtgctaagaaaaataaatatttgattggTTCAGGTTGCTTTAGAGAGGTCTGTGGTCCAGAGAAATTGGTGACCTCTCAGGGGAAATCTACATGTCTATACCtatatatttctattaaatATATAGCCTTTGAATATAAACATATTATAAATAGTTATACAGTATTTTTGTAATGCATAATatgtataaaattatatattatttatatattttaaggTAGTatataatacattttatttattgtattttttatttatgtctcTACGTTAAAACCCTTATTTCATTTCTGGAATTGTTCACTTCATCTCCTTATTTCTCctgatattttcaaatatatagAGACTCGTGTAAACTTCTAATATTAATTCTGAAACAGTTTTGGGTCACCTTTTATCAATTCTGTTCTCAGCAATAGGACATTTCAGCCTAATCTCATTTCCATTCCTTGACTGAGAGACCATCATTTATGACAGATCAGAACATTCCTAATTCCTAATATTTCCTAATATGAAACATTAACTGCCACTTCTTTATCCATAAGCACCCTTCTAGACTTTCTTATCCTATAGAGTTAATCCTAATATAAGTTTAAACTCTTCCAATGAAGGTATCacatgtttgcttttaaaaatttcttttcaaatgggAATTGATTTGATTGTACATTTCCTTTCTAGAACTGTTGCCTGTAGACCAAGACTGGAGATGCTGATTGACCTCTTGATAAATTTAAACATtacaaaatgaactttttttcccctgaagtttGTAATTTTTACAGTATTATCAGCTAATTTTGCTTTATATTATTTACTTACTAGATAAAATCATTTagctaaaaataaagttatggAAGTACTTAaaaccaggttggatgggacttcGAAAAGCCTGGTATAGTGGAAGGTGTTTCAGCCCCAGGGGTTGGAAGAAGATGAGTTTCAATGgtccttccaatccaaactattctgggattccatgattctgttcTGGCTAAGGACTATttgcaaaatggaaaagaaatctgagCCATTAAACTATTAAAGTAACTTAATGATCACATGTCGGGAAAACATTCTGTCCAACATAAAGCCAGGGTCTTACtgattatttttgaaagcttgAAGACAAAATTAATATGAATATAATTGTTATTAACTCAGTGTGTAGCTCAGGAGACTGCAGATTCCAGGGACTTTCTCTTACATCTTCCTTGGTCCTTTCCCCAACAGTGCCACAGCACATCCTCAGCCATGAAGATCCTTTACctgctcttttctctcctcttcttgGCACTCCAGGTTTCCCCAGGTAAGATGGGAAAGAGATGGTAGAAAGAGATTTTTGTGCACCTGAAGAAAAATCCCCAGCATGTTATAACTACCTTCCGTTCCAAATTGCTAGAAGCCAGTCAGGAATTAATCAATTAGCCCAGTGCTTGTGCTAGACCTGCTTTGTAAGCTCACTGCCCACACGGCCTTTCAAAACAGCCAAGGTTGTGATAAAGGCAGATCAAGGAAtttgaaaacaacaacaacaacaaaaaaaaaccaaacagccaaGGCTGTGACAAAGACAGCCCAAGGAATGAGAAACCCTTCCACTGCaattccctgccctgcagagcaagggggaaggaaacattttgttcttgttgCAGGTTTGTCTTCGCCCCGGAGGGAAATGATTTTCTGTAGAGGAGGGAGCTGTCACTTTGGAGCATGTCCCTTCCACCTGGTTAAAGTTGGAAGTTGCTTTGGGTTCCGCTCCTGCTGCAAACCGTGAGTTTGGTGTTCACCAAGGCTCATCTGCAGGATGAGCAGAGAAACAGTAAATAGTTTGTCTGTCTCCTAAACCCCAAGGTGTTCCTGAATGTTTAAATTAggtataagaaaaaaaaagctcttatGCCATGAGGACAGTCAAGTGTTCTGTGTTGACTCAAGTGTTACATGTTGCccaagaagcatttggaaaatgctctcaggcacagggtgaggTTTTTGTTGTAAAGGTTGCTGTAAAATTAATATATCATATGAAAAACAGGCTTCTATTTTCACTCAGGAATGAATGCACTCACCCCAGAATGTAGGGATATCAATTTAATTCCCTGCTTTTCCTAAACAATAGGGAAAAAGTCTCCTTACTCACAGGTATGATTGCATAGAGCTGTCCCAACATGACTACAAATGACATGAACTATTTTGGGAAGAATTTGtgtccaggaggaaaaaaagtgtggGCTGAGAGTGAGTAGGGGGAGaatacaagcagaaaaaaaaatctgattttttttttccctttctgcaggCCATGGAACGTAAGAGATGTTGATGAGCCATTCATTGAAGAGTAATGGAAATTTCTTCTAAGCCTACAAATTTGCTTGGAATCTCCTTACTCCTAAACCCACTGGATCCTGCTGCAAATCCTCACACTCCTTTCATTGCCTATGCAAAAGGCTTTATGATGTAGAGTAAATCCAAATGTGTTCTGCATTGCTTTCCCTCCTTCTAAATAAATTGTTGTTGGTTGGCATTGGTCACTGAGACTTGGGTCATGATCCTGCCTGGGGTTTGACACACAAACACCAGAGGGCAACAATTTATGGTGCAAACTGCTCCTTAATTTGAGTTTTTCTGGGCCATATAGTTCTCAAGGTCTACACAGCCCTAACCTACAGCGCCAAGAGAAAGAACGAGAACTCAGCTTTGCCAGAATGTGTTCAGATGCCAAATTCCCTTATTTCTTACTGTGCAGAAGTCTTTTCTTGGGAAAACAGGAATGGTTAAAACCCCTCATTCCCCACCTGGAGGCTCTGGGCCCAGTGTAACCTGCCTTGCCAGagaccctgctgggagctgtgctgctccccgCCCCATCCCACCACATGGCAGTGAGGGGCTGCCTTGCCCTCATGGGCACTTGGCATGATCCCATGGGGACACCTCAAGGAGACCTTTGTGGACCTTAGAGGAAAACAGATTTCCCAGGGAGCTGGCCGGGTGATATCACAAAGGGGCCCTCTGGATCATATGGGTGACCTGGGTAGCCTGCGGGGTGCGAAATGGGGGGCTTCTCCTCTCCACACACCTGGACACAACTTGAGGTTAGAATGGCTTTCCTCTGCTGAGGCTGACCTCACCCTCTGTGGAAAATGTGTGTGCATAACAAGTGGCTCAGGTTCTACTGATAAAGATTTCTCTATCCAAGGATGCTGCCCTGGCCAGTTCCAAATTTCCAGCCGATTATGAAGCACTTGGCAGAGATTCCAGGCCATTGCTTATTGGCATTTGCTACCCTCCTGTTTCACTGGGGAACTTCATCCACCTCCTCCTTCCTAGGAAGGTGCCTCTATCCTGCAACTGTCTTTCTCCAAAACATATGacataataataaaatacttcagattTATTTCAGGGCAATGGCTGGGCAGCAAAACTGCCCAGTGAAGGAGTTACAGAGCAGAAGGCTctaaagaatttttcattttctaactTACTCAAAAAGTAGAGTCATACATATGAAAACATAAACCCTAGAGACTGAGTTATCTGAgggtgtccagcctggagaagagaaggggtTGGAGAGACCTTGGAACCTCATCCGGTACCTCAAGGAGATCTAAAATACCTGGAGAACGATTTTGGGCCAGGGCCTGGAGCAACAGGGAAAAGACAATGGCTTCAAAGGCCACAGAGGACAGGATTACACTggatatttggaagaaattcatGGCTCTAAGGGTGGTGAGGCCAGGGCACATGTTGCCCACAGGATCTGTGGCGACTCCATCACTGGAAGTGTGCAAGGCTAGGTTacacagggcttggagcaacctgggacagtggaacGTGTCCCTGGctatggcagggggtggaatgagatgatctttcaggtccattcccacccaaaccattgcAGAACTGATTCTGTGAGAGAAGGATTCTGCTTCGCCAGGACTGCATGGGTGCTGGTGCCTGCACCCACCAGTTTCTGTGCCCATCCCAAGGATTTCCCTGCTGGCCCCACAGCCCGTTGCTGCTGTGCCACGGGTGTCACAAGAGGTGTTGCATGGGGACAACGGTGACATTGATTGCAACAGCCCCAGGAGGCACCTCAGcctctggccctgcagcagggagggaccaGGGCCAGTCCCAGCACCCCCACAGCCATGGGGCACTCCCGGGTTGGCCCAGGCCATTTGTGCCAGCAGCAACTGGGGCCTGTCCCACCCccaggaaacagggaaaaaccaGCGTGTTTGGGGCCCAGGGACACTCCCTGCGCTGGACTCTTCACCCAAGTGATTCCAGCTTGGTTTGTTGCAGACCATTTCTGCCTTGGTGTGCTCTGAACCAACGCCTTTCTCAGGTAGGTCGCTGGGGAGTCACTTCCAGCCCACCAAGactcttccctgccctcctgctccttcctgggtcagtgctgcacagggatggggagtggGCCTAGTGAGGATCCTGGGAATGATCTGGAGTTGAGGATGGATACTTGCAAGCGGAGCTGGGAACACTTTCCTGACTTCAGGGGATTGTGCAGGATGTTTGGGTACCCACCTTTGGGCTGACTTGGGCAATGGACAGCATTGAATAAGAGTTCATTTAGCTTGGCCTCTCCAGGCACAAAGAGTCCCCTAAATCCTTGACCCTGCTTTGGTTCCTGGTGtgttccctctgcagccccaagAAGACCCAGGACAGGCATCAGCCATGCGGATCCTCTACCTGCTCTTCCCCTTGCTCCTCCTGCTGGTCCACAGTGCTGCAGgtgagagggacagaggggacatgGCTGAGCTGGGAACCCCAACCAGAGGGCTTTGTCAGGTCCTGCTAAGTGACCACAATTCTCAGGTATTTATAACATTTGGGAGGGATTTGCTGTGAGGAAGGTCTGGGCAGCTGAGGATCCAGCACAGCAACTCCTgtagctcctgctgctctttgcctCTGACTTTCCCCACATGCAAACATTGCTGTAGAAAACATGAACTTTTGACTGGAGAATTTAGGATGTTGGGTTTGTTGCTCAGCTCCCATACAAGACTGGGACTCAgagcaagcagcagctgctctggaaccAGACACATTTTTGACAGTTATGCCACACTCATTTtgacttctttcctttttgtgcaGGTTCCTCCTTGGGTCCAACAAACAAGAAACAGTGTGAGCGAGAAAAGGGATTCTGCTCGCTTCTGAATTGCTCTTTCCCCTTTGTCATCGCGGGAAAATGTTCCAGGTTTTACTTTTGCTGCAAAAAGTAAGTTTTGGAAGTACAAAATCTGCTGTCATGGCAGATGTTGTTTAAGGGCCCCTGAGTAGTTAAAGGCTCAGCACATTTTAGGATTCAGGGAAGAGCTGAGGTGAGGGAATGGAAGGtgcttggagctgctctgagtagggctgcagcagccccaggacagccaggacctcctcaccctcctccaGTCCCCATGACCCCTTtaaggctctgcagaggagtTGCCAGAACCACCAAAGAGGGAAACATTCCCTGTCCTTGGACAACACTGAGGACATGATCCCAAACTTGCTGCATCTGCACACacctggagccagggctgccagctctgagaCAGCCCAGCTCCAACCTGCCTGCACTAAGGACTGCACCTCACCTCCCCTGAGCCTGagtctgctgcagcacagcctgggcattgcagggcaggggagagagTGGTAGGGAAAGTTACACCAGGTGATGAGCTTTGTCCATTCTTTCTGCAGAATCTGGGGATGAGACCCTGAAATGCCTGAGAAGAACCTCCCCCAGGATTCTGGCTGCTGGACCCATCTGCTGATGTCCCCACCTCCTGATGCCCCCATCTGCTGAtgttccctgccctccctggctgtgcggtgcccagctgggctgatagcagcagtggcagctgctcctgctgggtgctgctgggctgcagccctgtggtgCCAGCCCCGGTGTCTTtgggccaggggctgcttttcccagcttgAATAAAGACGAGCACTTTGGCATTGCAGCGCTGGGCCGTGTGTGcgtgtcctgctgctgctgctggagggctgctgtgcctgctgcccctggggctgccactGCCTTGGTGGCAGCAGAAGGCCCTGGGcatggtgctggggctgagcagcgcgtgtggccctggggatgctcctgcctggccctgctttggggacgctgagcctggcagtgcctgctgggcCAGCCTGGGTGGGGTGCCTGTggtggagctgccctgcagatgCTCCCTCTGGAGGGACAGGAACACTGTTGTGGTGTTTATAGGTCCAGATATCATTCTTTTCTCCGTACCCTACTCCCATGCCAGAAGACATGGACTGGGAATTGTAGACATAGTGGCAAAGTCTCTTCCCAAAAATAGCCTCAACTTTGTTATAAGgtcccagctccaggcccagctgcaaaacctgcagcaggagccattcCTTAAATGGATGGTAGTGAAGACCCTCAGGGAGCCTGGCAAGGCTACAAGGAGAACTCACTTGGGACTCATGAGCTTGATGGGGataaaataaatacctgaaCCAAAAGATTTGCTGTGCCTTCTTTCACTTGCATTATTTCTATATTAAATAATCAGTATCCACAGCACAGCTTCACTGTAGCATCAATGAAAGCCTCCATTTTCCATACATTCAATTCATTATTATCATgtctgctgctgtctgcagctttGGAAGGGGAAGACCacagaggccaggctggagtTACAGGCAGCCCAAaagttccttttcctgtttctccccCTCCACCAGAGAACAAgaggctttgttttcctcttctgacACTGCAGACAAGGATTTCCAACCCAGGGCCTTGTGTTATCCTGCCTAGTGTaaaggctctgctgtgctgttgttTGTGGGATGCGTGCAGGGACAAAGGGACACATCcagggacacagacacagacccTGCTCACTGGAAACCAGCACCaatctgctgctctggcatAGAATGGAACCTTTTCTGAGTCCCTTCAAGAAACCCTCCCAGTGAACCCATTATCAGTAATGTGGGGGTGTCCCATCAGCAGAGGTGGtgcctctgcttctgctgagaGTCCAGAATCCCTCTCCCACGTTTTCTATGATTGTCACTGTCACTTGTGACTTCACATCTCAGGGCTGTGTAGCAGAAAGGGCCAAGATGTTGTACTTGCAAATCCCCAGCACCTCGCCCCTTGTAGTTTGGGAACACCAGATTGCTCTGCCAAACACCTGGAGAAAGAGCAGCCAACTTGGGCACATGGCACAGACCCTCCTAGCCTGGCAAGGACTATCATTTCTCCCAGTGGCATGGCTGGCATCAAACATACTGGATTCACAAGTGATAGCTGCATCCAGCTTGTACGTATCCACTTTGGCTGGCAGAAAATGGAGGCACAGTTTTGTTGGATCACCTGGTTTACAGAATTTGTCATCTATCCCGGTGTTGCTCTCATTTTATCTGAACAGTCGTGAGAGAGGACCCTGCTTATCCCCCTGAAATGTCAGGTGCACAGACCTGTTTTGTAATACGATATTCTTGCACTGCCCGAATTTGTTTTCCATATTCTGTGAGTTCTTGCACATCCCACGACAATTGGTACTTCAATCAGAGGAGGACAAAtataggaaaaggaaagaagaagaggGAATGGTTTCATACAGACAGAGGACAGCGTAAAAGGGGATATTGGGAAGAGGTTCTTGGCTCTATGGGTGGTGAGGTCAGggcacaggttgcccacaggatctgtggctgctccatcacTGGAAGAATTCAAGGTCTGGTcagacagggcttggagcaacttgggatagtggaaggcgtccctggctatggcagggggtggaaagAGATGATCTTTCAcgtcccttcccacccaaaccattgcagaagtgattctgtgaaagaagaACTCTGCTCCCCCAGGACTGCACTGGTGCTGGTGCCTGCACCCACCAGTTCCTGTGGCCATCCCAAGGATTTCCCTGCTGGCCCCACAGCCCGTTGCCGCTGTGCCATGGATGTCACAAGAGGTGTTGCACGGGGACAACGGTGACATTGATTGCAACAGCCCCAGGAGGCACCTCAGcctctggccctgcagcagggagggaccagggccagccccagcacccccacagCCATGGGGCACTCCCGGGTTGGCCCAGGCCACTTGTGCCAGCAGCAACTGGGGCCTGTCCCACCCACCAGCACTGCTATAAACCCAGCGTCTTTGGGGCCCTGCAGCATTGCCTGGCCCCAAGGGCACCTGCACACAGCCATTCCTCTtgggtttgctgctgcctgaacACCAAAGCCTTTGTCAGGGAGGTGAGTGTGGGATCTCTTCCCCGATTTCTGCCCACTCAGGGTCTCagctcacagcccagcagagcagcatctcctAAAGCACAAACTGCTGGACGTACCTAGTGGTCATCAGCAATTTTTTTGGGAAAGACAACAAAAGCCTTCCTGTGAGTCTAAGAACATGTGGAAGGTGCCACTGAGGTTTCCTAAGTACAGGATAGTCTGGGAAAGTGCCTTGATGCTGCAGGAGGAACCCAGGACCTTCTGTGCTGAGGGAATGAGGGCTCTCCCTTGGAAAGTAAGGCGAGTCTTTTCCCTCAACAGTACGATCTCTCCTACCATTTCAGGCTTTCACTAACTGCAAAGGTTGATTTCTGCTCCCATTTCTGGGCACAAAGACacttccctgccctctggctgctccctgggtcATTGCTGCCGTGGGCAGGGGCAGCAATTGTGGGGCTGGAGCATGCCCTTGCCAGGAATCCTAAGAAGGCTCTGGAATTGGGAatgggcactgcccagctgagctgggagaatATTCTTGATCCCTGGGAAGCAGAGTTGGTTGGGCAGGGTGTTAGGGGCACGTGTTTGATACATAAAACCCAAAAGGGTGAAAGAGAGTTTGTTCCAGGACTTTCAGTAgcagtttttcctctcttatCCCCCacattttgctgtattttaaatggaTTGGAAACATTTGGCCCCAGGTCTAGTGCCCCTTATCAGGGGAAAGGTCTTTGG harbors:
- the LOC119699414 gene encoding gallinacin-2 gives rise to the protein MKILYLLFSLLFLALQVSPGLSSPRREMIFCRGGSCHFGACPFHLVKVGSCFGFRSCCKPPWNVRDVDEPFIEE